A stretch of Brassica napus cultivar Da-Ae unplaced genomic scaffold, Da-Ae ScsIHWf_3;HRSCAF=5, whole genome shotgun sequence DNA encodes these proteins:
- the LOC125603810 gene encoding putative RNA methyltransferase At5g10620: MAISFMVTCHLKQPYASASPTPHDKGRACRYTGQAVRALPIRVITVGKKRSEGVRLLVDEYKTKLKPYCSFEDSLVRSNPRNAQDVRAQVEDEEVAVMKLIGPDVWVVVLDERGRDVDSEQMAELLGDAGNSGASRISFCIGGAYGHGSEVRKRANVTIRLSSMVLNHQIALVVLMEQLYRAWTILKGQNYHH; this comes from the exons atggcgaTCTCTTTCATGGTTACTTGTCACCTGAAGCAGCCTTACGCATCTGCTTCTCCTACTCCTCATGATAAAG GAAGAGCATGTAGATACACGGGCCAAGCAGTG AGAGCTCTGCCGATACGTGTGATAACAGTGGGGAAAAAGAGATCGGAAGGTGTTCGACTCTTGGTCGATGAGTACAAGACCAAGCTTAAACCGTATTGCTCCTTTGAGGATTCTTTGGTTCGCTCCAATCCTCGAAATGCTCA GGATGTTAGAGCTCaggttgaggatgaagaagtggCTGTGATGAAGCTTATTGGGCCTGATGTTTGG GTTGTGGTGCTTGACGAGAGAGGCCGTGACGTTGATTCAGAACAGATGGCTGAGTTACTTGGGGATGCAGGCAATAGT GGAGCTTCGAGGATATCGTTTTGTATAGGTGGAGCTTATGGACATGGAAGTGAAGTGAGGAAGCGAGCTAATGTGACCATTAGACTCTCCTCCATGGTCCTGAATCATCAGATAGCTCTTGTTGTACTTATGGAACAGCTTTACAG GGCATGGACTATTCTCAAGGGCCAAAATTACCATCATTGA